In one window of Drosophila innubila isolate TH190305 chromosome 2L unlocalized genomic scaffold, UK_Dinn_1.0 4_B_2L, whole genome shotgun sequence DNA:
- the LOC117781517 gene encoding aminomethyltransferase, mitochondrial → MMFKLSSRLQSLKGLPFGWQGLRHASTEGERTALYDFHVRKGGKIVNFGGYALPVQYTDQSIIASHLYTRSVGSIFDVSHMLQTFVRGKDAAACLESICTADILDMPEGSGSLTVFTNEQGGILDDLIVNKVNEKELYVVSNAAMKQQDMNIMKSAVSHFKSQGRDVSIEFLTPSEQSLIAVQGPQVAKELGKLLAKPKVFDQLYFMRSAIFELAGISNVRITRCGYTGEDGVEISVPSTQVESLTEALLAGGQLKLAGLGARDSLRLEAGLCLYGSDIDAQTTPVEAALSWLVAKRRRSSADFPGAQHILKQLKEGVQRRRIGLQMLGVKPPPARAGVAIYSEGQQVGQLTSGCPSPSTGRNIAMGYVQEHLKKPGTQVQLKVREKFYEAEITRMPFVKANYFNKPKQ, encoded by the exons ATGATGTTCAAGCTAAGCAGCCGACTGCAATCTCTGAAGGGGCTGCCATTTGGCTGGCAGGGATTACGCCACGCCTCCACGGAGGGAGAGCGCACAGCTCTCTATGATTTCCATGTGCGAAAAGGAGGCAAGATTGTCAACTTTGGAGGCTATGCCTTGCCCGTGCAGTATACAGATCAGAGTATCATAGCCTCCCATCTATATACGAGAAGTGTCGGCTCAATTTTCGATGTGTCGCACATGTTGCAGACCTTTGTGAGGGGCAAGGATGCGGCTGCTTGTCTGGAATCCATCTGCACCGCTGACATTCTGGACATGCCCGAGGGTAGCGGAAGTTTGACTGTGTTTACCAATGAGCAGGGTGGCATTTTGGATGATCTGATTGTGAATAAGGTCAATGAGAAGGAGCTCTATGTGGTCTCCAATGCGGCAATGAAGCAACAGGACATGAATATCATGAAATCAGCTGTC TCACACTTCAAATCCCAAGGCAGAGATGTGTCTATTGAGTTTCTCACACCCTCGGAACAGTCACTGATTGCAGTTCAAGGTCCACAGGTGGCCAAGGAACTGGGAAAGTTATTGGCAAAGCCAAAAGTCTTCGATCAGCTTTACTTTATGCGTTCTGCGATTTTCGAGCTGGCGGGAATTAGCAATGTGCGCATCACTCGCTGTGGCTACACAGGTGAGGATGGTGTGGAGATTTCCGTGCCGTCCACTCAGGTGGAGTCCCTGACAGAAGCTTTACTCGCTGGTGGTCAGCTAAAACTCGCTGGCCTCGGAGCAAGAGACTCACTTCGCCTGGAGGCTGGTCTCTGTCTCTATGGCAGCGACATCGATGCACAGACAACGCCTGTGGAGGCAGCACTTTCCTGGTTGGTTGCCAAGCGACGTCGCAGCAGCGCCGACTTCCCTGGAGCTCAACATATTCTCAAGCAGCTGAAGGAAGGCGTCCAGCGACGTCGCATTGGACTGCAAATGCTGGGTGTCAAGCCACCACCAGCACGGGCCGGAGTTGCCATCTACAGTGAGGGACAACAGGTGGGTCAGTTGACCAGTGGTTGTCCCAGTCCCAGCACGGGACGCAACATAGCCATGGGTTATGTGCAGGAGCATCTCAAGAAACCCGGCACACAAGTCCAGCTCAAAGTTCGCGAGAAATTCTATGAAGCAGAGATTACACGAATGCCCTTCGTGAAGGCCAACTACTTCAATAAACCCAAGCAATAA